In the genome of Ananas comosus cultivar F153 linkage group 11, ASM154086v1, whole genome shotgun sequence, one region contains:
- the LOC109717249 gene encoding UDP-glycosyltransferase 89B1-like has translation MAETHDGAPHLLVIPFPAQGHMLPLFDLAHLLARRGVAVTVAVSSGNLPLLSPLLSKSPSIQPLSLPLSHPSLAPGLENAKDMAPTYFGILMLALASLHGPLVSWARAHPRPVCAVVFDFFVGWAQPLAAELGVPGFVFSPSGVLGTAVIHSLFLRVPKRPESEGEGEDYLVPFPSIPNSPSYPLSKLSRLFRSYKEGDPLSESVRRNFLWNLESHGFVANSFEALEAAYLERPLDDLARKRVWAVGPLVAAAAEAGAADHRGGPSSVPAAEVSAWLDRSGAVFVWAARGGTEVPEGFDKRVGGRGLVLRGWAPQVAILAHAAVGWFVTHCGWNSLVEAASAGVAMLTWPMTADQHVNARLLVEEAGVALPACDGGLAAVPDPHELARTLAEAVRGERGRAVRDRAKELGRKAVEAVREGGSSYRALEEFVQELHNLNAKNN, from the coding sequence ATGGCGGAAACCCACGACGGAGCTCCCCACTTGCTCGTGATACCGTTCCCGGCGCAGGGGCACATGCTCCCACTCTTCGACCTCGCCCACCTCCTCGCGAGGCGCGGCGTGGCCGTGACCGTGGCCGTGAGCTCGGGGaacctccccctcctctcccctctcctctccaaGTCCCCCTCCATCCagcccctctccctccccctctcccacCCCTCCCTCGCCCCGGGCCTCGAGAACGCCAAGGACATGGCCCCGACCTACTTCGGCATCCTGATGCTCGCCCTCGCCTCCCTCCACGGCCCGCTCGTCTCCTGGGCCCGGGCCCACCCCAGGCCCGTCTGCGCCGTCGTCTTCGACTTCTTCGTGGGCTGGGCCCAGCCCCTCGCCGCCGAGCTCGGCGTCCCCGGCTTCGTCTTCTCCCCCTCCGGCGTCCTCGGCACAGCCGTGATCCACTCCCTCTTCCTGCGCGTGCCCAAGAGGCCCGagagcgagggcgagggcgaggactACCTCGTCCCCTTCCCCTCCATACCCAATTCCCCGAGCTACCCCTTGTCCAAGCTCTCCCGCCTCTTCAGGTCGTACAAGGAAGGCGACCCGCTCTCCGAATCCGTGCGGCGCAACTTCCTCTGGAACCTCGAGAGCCACGGCTTCGTCGCGAACTCGTTCGAGGCGCTCGAGGCGGCCTACTTGGAGCGCCCGCTCGACGATCTCGCGCGGAAGCGGGTGTGGGCGGTGGGGCCCCTGGTCGCCGCGGCCGCGGAGGCCGGCGCCGCCGACCACCGCGGCGGGCCCAGCTCGgtgccggcggcggaggtgtCGGCGTGGCTCGACCGGAGCGGGGCGGTGTTCGTGTGGGCGGCGCGGGGGGGCACGGAGGTGCCGGAGGGGTTCGATAAGAGGGTCGGGGGGCGGGGGCTGGTGCTGCGGGGGTGGGCCCCGCAGGTGGCGATACTGGCGCACGCGGCGGTCGGGTGGTTCGTGACGCACTGCGGCTGGAACTCGCTGGTGGAGGCGGCGTCGGCCGGGGTGGCGATGCTGACGTGGCCGATGACCGCCGACCAGCACGTGAACGCGCGGCTGCTGGTCGAGGAGGCCGGCGTGGCGCTCCCCGCGTGCGACGGCGGTTTGGCGGCGGTGCCCGACCCCCACGAGCTCGCGCGGACGCTGGCGGAGGCGGTGCGCGGCGAAAGAGGGAGGGCGGTCAGGGATCGGGCCAAGGAGCTCGGAAGGAAGGCGGTGGAGGCGGTGAGGGAAGGCGGGAGCTCCTACAGAGCCCTGGAGGAGTTCGTTCAGGAGTTGCACAATTTGAAcgctaaaaataattaa
- the LOC109717251 gene encoding uncharacterized protein LOC109717251, whose protein sequence is MMRNFGCVQCGTRSNPCRCKVVGPTLGLVAAAAAAVVEWPVGAVVYIFRHMKGRRIMDHPARVVYPSVSRAIPI, encoded by the coding sequence ATGATGCGAAACTTCGGGTGCGTGCAGTGCGGGACGAGGAGCAACCCTTGCCGGTGCAAGGTGGTGGGGCCGACTCTGGGGTTGGTCgcagcggcggctgcggcggtggTGGAGTGGCCCGTCGGCGCGGTGGTGTACATCTTCCGCCACATGAAGGGCCGCCGCATCATGGACCATCCCGCGAGAGTCGTCTACCCCTCCGTCTCCCGTGCGATCCCCATCTAA